CTCCGGCCACATTTCCCAGCTCCCACACCATCGTCTTACCACTCTGGTTGCCCAGAGCTATCACCTGTAATACATGGATTAGTTTTCACTAATTTATAACACTTATTTATCAGTTAGAAGTACACTAgctactatatatttttttttttggaaaaaggCTAGCAGTGCATTTTTTAACTGACTTCAAATAGGAAGAGGACCCTAATTAatctgtatgttttttttactacgtaACTCTTGAGtgtctaatttttattcaaaagttaGCGCATGTAAGCGgtctcatttttaaaaatcgtacttttttacttactcttttttttatataaggtggcaaacgagcaaacggccacctgaattcgcctaaatagcgaggcgaccgttgcctatcaacggagaaggggacgtccagaaagaggatatttgcccttcctatgcgtcatCTTTtccaccaaatccacttccccatccttttctaataggaaaagggtgggaagggaaagaggactaaaattaggcctcttaTGAACCCTACCAAAAAAGTCTGTTAAGAATAGGATAATTTTCAATTGTGAAGATTACATTTGCAAATAAGTCAAAAGACTTCTGAAgtaaaacaagtaaaaaactTGCTATTGTACTTCTATCATAGACTTCAACGACATCAAATTTAACAGTAATTTTGTGTACAAATTTAGTTTTAGAAGtgttttttagtattatattttgatgtatGTGAAGTCATGTTTACCCGCTGGCTGTAGTCAACTGCAAAGCGTATGAACCATATCTCGCACTCCTTGTAATCGAAGCGGTGTACGACAGTGACTGCACCATCTCCGGGACGTGGCTCAGCCTCCTCCAGCCGCCCCGGCTTCCAGCAGATTATTGCGTTCTCACACGACTGCACATGTTGTATACACAGtgatataaatcttactaatattataaatgcgaatgtttagatggatggatcaggaatccccaaactattttggacaagtgaccccttttccaaaatgaaccaaACACAGACCCCCCCATGGCTAAATTACCTACATTTaagatcaatttttttattttttttattacgacttaagccaatagaagaagacagagtgagaattagcaatgctttaagttcgatattgaccactttgggaatccctgatatacctatagaacatagtctggaagaagacataggctacttattaggtttatTTCGAGCGGACGCAGTGGCGGGCAACAACTTTAGgttatataacattaatttaagataattattattttataaatatagaaaaaatcgTACCCTTACCTTGGACAATATTAAATCTCCCATCCATCTGACACAGTCAACATAGTTCCTGTGTATATCTCTCGTAGAGAAGTCAGGGAAGTGTTCCTTCAGTGAATTGAAAGGTCTCAGAGCTCTGTGCGGATTGAAATTATAACTCTGTTTGATAGCCTCATTCATTGATGGTTTGTCAAGACGCCATAGCTTCAGGGAGTGATCCATTCCGCAGGACATTATCCTCTCACCTTTGAGATCAAAGTCTGCACTTAGGACTTCATCTCTATGCCCTTCCACACCACCGAATATGGCAATGCACACATCTGTCATAATATTCCAGAGACGAAGGGCATGATCTTTACTCGCTGAGAGCAATAAATTAGGGTCTCTAGGATGGAATTTGACCTCATTGATCGCATGACCGTGTCCTATGTAGTGTTTGATACATGTGTGTGTAGCCGGATGGAAAATACGGATTATACCCCTCGAGCCCGCTACTGCCAATAGAGGCAGGTTTGTTTCTTCCTCATATGACCATGCACATGTGTAAAATGTTTCATCTACCTgtgaaagaatttatttattgtatcttTCAGCAACACTTCTGTTATTGTATATATTGTGAATCTGTCACTAACATCTGGGTCGGCGTAACATTGCAGGAATTTGAATCCACCCGATTCTGGACATTCATATATAGAGACCCTGTTGCTCCCCACTACCGCAAAGATGAGAGGCTCCCCCTCTCCCAGATGGTGGTTGAATTGACATCCAAATAATGGTAAGCCATGGTCTTCTTTTGCACTGCAACTAGTATAATAAGCAAGAAAAagattaatgataatttttaaataatgattataaatgatactattttttagattcataattttattaagctcTGGGACTTGAAAGCTCTTCAAAGAAAAGTTTTGTAACATTGAAAGGCAGAACAAATGAGTTGATAATGGCTTTGACTTCattgaagaattaaaaacttttaattaattgcaatTATACGACAGAACAGTACTCACTTGAATTTATATGGTGGTTTTACTTGTTTAGTAACCTTTTTCTTGCCTCGTCGTCGTTTCTTCACACGAGAATTAGTTGGGGTCTCACTTCGCGACGTATTATCTGTATTGGAGGTGCTTTCAACGCTTGATGTATCATCCtaagcattttaaaaaattaaactcgCCATATAATCTCTATCACACAATTAAGTAATCTGtagtttatttcaatgttCGTAAAATCTTGCTTCATGTTTATTAATGTGAACAATCATAAAGTAACTTTAAACAGTTACAgcgataaaaaatgtatacatttacCTCGACCATTCAATTTCAATGTTAAAACAAAGTCATAATGTTGACTCATTACAAAAAGGCACGAATGTATGTCTACTTACAGCGTCATTGTCAGAGAAATTCATAATAAGCACCAATTTTTGTATGGAGAAATTTATGAACGTGTCCAATTTGTAAGTTTCATACAATCAACAATAatgaatacaatttttattttcaacacaCGATTATCAGCTGGAGATGGCGTCCTAAACGTCAAATGTCAAATTTTCGCGGgagttttgacattttttgacaaagtcaaTATAGACTATGGTCTGTATGTCTAGTCTATTATTTTTaggcatttatatttttatcatttgaaATAACTTCTTTAGTATTGATGGGTTCTAAAATGatgctatatttttatcactagAGAAAAttcatatcgacgctggaaagcataaacgctgtaacccttgaaatcgcgaatatgtttttcacacgttaataatttcaaccattatcaaacgataaggattgtattataggttagcacaaactacacaacattgctaaataccgcatacttgtaggcgtatcagctcacgagttatcattttttggctctcctgtaaagttcatactttcggggttacagcgtttacgctttccagcgtcgatatgttcTTTTACCAATTAAGAAACGCTACGTACTTAAATAGGGATTAAGAGTGGttgctatttaatatttacaaaacatttgctAACGGTAAGAACATAGAGAGGTAATTAAAATCCTTTCACTTccaaacaatttaatgttttatgatGTTGAAATGTAATGCCAAAGCAACGGTAGCTTTTATAATGTTTGCTCAGCATTTGACCTGTTTTGAGttgattacaatttataatgttatttaatacacTAATAAAAAGGtgaattgttattgttttaatacttttaatgttATCCAGccgataataaatttttgtgcTACTAAAACATAGTGTGGGGTGTTAATCCTCATAACCTTATAATCTTAATTTGAATCATTACAAAAAGAGgatgaagaaataaaagacaattaattttgtatatgaatatatattttatagtaaataaaaaatacaaaatttttgttaaaataaagttgacttatatttaaacataacataataaataataattaattaaatggtaaCATTTTATGTAGGTAAGATTATGCTAATTACATCTAATCACAGCCATTTTcttatggaataaaaaattacatttaaaaagtaattattcttaatattttaacacttgACATTACATAAACCTACTTAATActgataagtaaattaattaatgtaatgcgTTTTTGTTTTCACATGTTACTGAagcacaattaaattttacaagaatTGTCAGTATTTCATGCTATTTTTGTTCCAAAAATGCATCGAATGGGCTTATAGTGCGCACACAACTAAAATATCGCTacgattttacattttataatgagCGCTAAGCAGTTATAGATTATGCTATGGTAACAAACCACATCAACCACAGTATCATTTCCGAACGTATACTGGCACTTTAGGTCATAGACTTGACTTGgtcgtaaaatttaaaaaggttaTAGTTAGGGACTTAAATTAtctgtacataaatattgtaaaaaattagcTGAGTAAAGCCTCACAATTTATGGTAATCTGCAATATAAAAGATACGTCCATTCACTATTTTATGTCCTAATATTTCATTCAGGAAAACTTACATAGGTAAATCAAATTGCGATTGTCTGTAAACTTTGTTATGTAAAGGTAACTACTGTTCACGGTAGAAATGCATAGATAATCTTTAACAAGTGTGTAACATGCAATAGCAGCAAGCAGTTGCAAGAATAGATTTAGTCATCCTCTCTTTCTAGCCTCCAAAGAGTTTACTCTATCTAGCCTCTTGAGCCTCTGTCAGTATTTAGGGGGGTGACACATGCAGGCGTGACGTAGCGCCAACTTCAGCCAGGGCAGGAACTTTGCGACACGAGCGTATACGCCCGGGTAACCTTGCCGTGCGCAACCGCGCCCCCATGACACTATACCTAGAACAAACATTCTCTTCATTAGTATTATTTCTACGTTCTGTCTAATAATctaagacaaaaattttaggtCTAcaccttaaaataaattaagacattttttttcgaaCCACTACGATCGTAGGATAACTCATTGATAAAGAGTTCGCAGTACACTAACCAACAATAGTGTAATGAGGTCTTGTGAGTAGCAGGGGCCCACCGGAGTCCCCGGTGCAGGAGTCCCTTTCGGGCGCGTTGGCGCACAGCATGCGCGGTGTCACCTTGCGCCGGCCGTAACCCGCGCCCGAGCACTCCTCTTGAGCCCAAATATTCACCTCTGCCtgtgaaatgtttattttattggacaatcctagtaaaattaatagtaatactgaaaatatattttgtttatttattggtatTGTAACTCAAGTtgcatatttaatatacataaataaaaaaaatgtgtcgactacacttataaaaaaaatccatgtGATAAGATTTACGAGAGACCCTATCTTATTACATACTTATCTCTGGATTCAAAATtatctacatattttatatttaacgatAAGATcgcttagttttaattttttgttctaaATATCAAAAGATATAATCCATAGTGCGGCATTCTTTTGATTGCAGTAGGAACAGGAAAAAGGTATAAGATGAATTATGTTCTTCAACGCAATACTCACTTTCATAGGAATGCTGGAAGGTGGACCCTTTTCAATAGTGCTGCCCCAGCCGGACACTATGGCTTCCACACCCTCCAGTCGGTTGTCATCTTCAAAatctaaaaagtaattatatagTGAACATTATCTTAAcctattttctattatttgtaatatagttAAGATTTAAGAAACATCTTGCAATTGAccttgtaaatatgtatttcagttgatcaataaattttccccctttttaacagatttaaaaaaaatcataggttgaagtaaataatttcaggggaagtttttaattacgtaTAACTTCCAGCGGTATATACTAACAAACTAGTTGGTAATCAGATATTAACAATATTCTGTTACGGACGATTAATTGGCCGCGGACTGTCTTAGatataaaagtacaaaaataataaatcacaatTAATTAGCccatgtataattaaaatatgtgaacataaaaaaaaactactccAAAATACAGTATTAAAAGTTCTGTGTTaaggtaattaattatttcattttctcaAATTAATTGCACATTATCACTAATTTCACTTcgtttaaacataatttgctctggtaacaaaaaataaatcaacacaACTTAacggaattttaaaaacgagttaattaataaaataggtaCAAGAATTAATTAGAATACAGATGTGatctcttttaaattatatttattacgttaatCGGAACGTTTTACAGTTGATTTTTGTCCATTGTTGTTATATAGTCAATTTTTTGGTTGGATAtagtcaattttaatttataactataaataattttatagagaGCGGTCTGATTCTGTCAAATAAAATGGaacaatttatgttttatcaaagCCGTTACACAAAAATACCGTACGATTAACTATAAAGTAATCTTAAattatagaattttatattatgtttattagttGCATTGAACATAAATGGATCATCTTAATAGATTGGTCGGATATAAATGGTATTTATGCAAAATAGATGCATTGACACTGATGCCGCTATTTGTACGAGTTTCTATAAAGATTCAAACTAAGAGTTTAATgcagaattaaatattctgCCAAAGAAGTGGCATACTGACGAGTACTTTTGCCTTTTTATTGTGGAAAAAAAGGAGAAAGGAGAGAATAACGCGGGAAGACGAGTTACCAGCGAAATGTAGTCGTATAGAGTAATGAGTTATAAACTAGaggtttttaaaatgcaaaaatacGATTATGAtctataatatgtttatgGTTTTTAAACTAGCTCTTTACCACGATCGCGCCTTGAATCTAAAGATGGTATGGGCTACTAGTTACAACCTCACTCTTGATTTGTTAACTCACCAGGCAAGCACGCTGATCTATACAGATGTTCAGGTATGGGTTCAGCCAGTCGGAGCACAGCGATATCGTTGTCATAAGTGAATCTGTTGAAGTCCGGGTGCTGTGTGACGTGCGCCACGGGAATGCCGTCTTGCTGGGAGTTGTTCACGTCGTATTCTCCAACCAGCACTGATAGACGAGACGCCTCCACTCTGGAATGGACAATTAACTTGTTAACGAAAAGTAAGAGAGAGTTACGAAGGAAATCAATAATAACCATTATAGAATAACGCAAAGGAATTGGTAATGATGAAGTTTTCCTTTTAGCAAGATCCTAATACTCACATTTAGTGTGTGGAAAAAAATGTCTACTcgctttttatttctatggaATAATTGcattatacatattaagatttataatatatgtgaCATAATTCTTCTAAATACTATATGTGtcttctgaaaataaaacattacatcGGATTGCATAAacttttgttgttgttttgtttgttacttCTCTCAGTTCAATCATAAATAGACATATTTCTTTCCTCTCTGAGGCTATTATTTGccattcataaaaatattgaaggtTAAGGTTCGATTACCTAACCAAAGTTTCCTTGACGCCGCTAAGGTGTAGCTAGGTGAGCCAATAGATGGCAGTTTAAAATTCACGGCACGCCCTCTTACAAAAGCCGTGCTCTCCGCTGCGTAATTGTGAAGAATGGAACGCATTGGCGCATCTAATGTATGCTCTTGACCTCGATACACTAATTTAGAACTAACTCGAATACTATATTGTTGTTATGATGCAAGAACCTTTTTAGAACGTTTAACACTCAATTGAACAATCTTATTGTTATGGAAATTCTCATACTGGGTCTCCGGAAGAACATTTATCAGAAGAAACGCAAAAATACTTCTACGCCGGTACAGCTTTTAACAGAAttcctttataaatattaattagaacTGTGAAGGTACAAGCTCTAGATcacaacaatattgtttttgtaatttttaacgtGGATtacttaaaatcaaattagaGAAGACAGTTTAATAAAACCATGATCTAATAATGTATTCGATTTTATTAGTACGTAAAATGTTATGAGTTACATATAATCAACTTGAGTTCATTTCAAAATCCATTAAAGCAGGTCTCTTCCGTATTTATTTCTACGGTTAAGTTAAACAAAGGTTTACGTAATGTATAGATTTTTCGTTTAGCACTGCACCTGACCTTTAACTTTCGCGAATCACTTgacatttattatatgaacAAGTGCATTGTTGGCAAGATATGGATGTCGTAAGTGATTCTTTCATATTTGTAGATATTCTTTATcgtaaaggatttttttttatcatttaaggagttaactttacaataaattttaaatatctgcGACGGTAGATACCCTTGagatcttaataatattaaaaatgcgtatgtttagatggacgtttgttagaaggtatctttagAACAGTTCATCGGATCACGATGAAATTTTCCAAAGTTATAGAagataatctggaagaacacatagactacttactaAAGTTTCTTTGATTATGAATTATGGTCGAATAcatgtatacatatacattAGATTAATAATAACGCACTATTGTTTTATAGTGCTGGATTTTATCTTAGGTAACATCAGATGTTACGTGTTTATAGGTACATTACCAGCTGGGTAAATGAATTAGGACTACAATTTTCACCCCTAATAGAGTAGGCTGTAAGCCCTTTTTTTGGTTCGTATATAAATGacgattataatttttataacaggtGACTAATGGAGCAAAAGCCTAAACTGTTATTTTCCATAACcgcttttcttttaattagcaAGTTTTCCTTAATGACTACAATATACTAAACTAGATAGTACCCGCGTTTACCATTATTTATGACTAGTTCATGTCAGCAACTGAAAATTTCCATTCAGAAAGAGaaactgttaaaatattattgttatttgtaacGTTCACATtccatacatttataatatttctgggtttccactgtcggaatacttctaataaacatattgttctCTCTCTTattctcttttaaaataaagagatAACGCTAATTTCAGAgaataaatattcattgaaACATTACTGAGAACgtaaaggaatatttttaaatttctcaaTATTCTCGATAATTTGTCTGTTGTCCAGTGAATGTAAATTGATTTGGCGCACGCATGCATACGAGTTATTGCATAAGAAACGGAGCCCTTTGTAGGTCAAGCGAGTGATTTGGGTCAACATCATCGCACTGTCccacttttttattacataaaatacacacgtttgttttgttataaaatgatcggtttttaaaagtaaatattaggCAATATTATTCCCCTTGACTTCGTTTGTGTggaatatagaaaaaaatgctTATGCGTTATTCCAGATTGTAATCTCTATTGTATTTCATCCAGAACCCATCTGCCGTCATTTTCTCGTGTTACGCGGTGACAACCCATACGTCTATCAGGACTTTCTTGAGCATGACTACATGTGTTGCTGTAAAAGAAAAGCTTAAATTCTTATGTAACGTTCAACGAAAGTACCTACTATTATCTGGTATGTATGAGAAATATTTCTAGTCACTAATCGAGATTTTTTCTtgggttttaatttttagttgtaAGATGttctaattattaaaattggaaacaaatattttacttttaaacgcGTGTTACTTTCACCTTGATTACACGAGTCCTGTAGTTAAAAAGACCGCAGACAGTTGTGTCATAAACATAAGAGCTCATAATCAACATTATGAGAAGCGGTATTACAaagattacatattattttacattggaacgaatataaaaaagcaaattgTCTTGGCCTCCTGCCCTTCACCGTTGACTCAAACCTTTAcgacataatatttatgaatttgcaataaattaagtttataacTCGATAAcggaaacattttaaactatatgaagtttttataatttaaataagtgaaAGATTTCGGAGACCAGTTCTAGCCCTCGTCCCCCAGTtcatttttcacttttaataaTGTCTCTCAACACTAAAAATTAATCAGCTTTATCAACAACAAAGAAACAAGAGTGTCGAATCTTCTTTAAGTAGCTTCAAAAAAGGATGGCTTGGAAGTGTTCGCTTCGGAGGCTGCACTGCTGCACGCTGCCagatttaatgaattttaaacaaaaaatacgttttttctTAGCAGATACTTCGCagttgaatttgaattttaaatcgtAAACTACATCTATATCCCAATCCTTGTTATGGAAATTATCTGTAGTTATGCTGACAACTGATAGTGACTTTTGAGAGATAAAACGATATGCGAAAAAATCCATTAAAATATTCGATATACTCGTAACTTTGAGATGTTATTTAAGTCCTTTTAggtggaattaaaaactaaaattaagtaacGAACCAATAAAATATGGATTTCGACACATTATCCTGGTCAAGACATCATATTGGTTCAGAACCGGAAGCACCTTTCCCCgcctaaataacaatattttaaaataagtaaaaataattagaatttaGCATAAGGGTGCGTTTTCACTTCAGTACTTAAGTTTTCAAATTATGccaatctttttaaattatgaattctttttcaatttttagtgttaaaactgttatgtatttttaacaatcaaACCGTCATAATATATGTGTaatgtgtatttaaatatgttttttttataaattaatgcagatatttaataatgtatctttgattaaatttaaaacttaattattaaaattaaatattttttttaaatttcgactTATGTGGTTGGACATTGGAAACGTACCTTTATAATTGACTCGAACAAACCTTTATAATCTTCGTTAAAGaaaatatcgatttttaaacgagtgttaaaaaaaataatgccgCGTAAACGCAATTTCAATTTGGTTAATTAggtaattaaacttttattactcGTATTCGAATCCAAGCGATCTCTAATTGAAAGGCGACCTACATTTTTCTTATGTCAGTTATATCTTTcgtataataaacatattgtttaatttttaaatacttttgacACGCATTATGACTTTCCAATGTTCCGTAATAACAGTACTCCGTTTGGATTTTGATATAAAGTTTGTTATACATACATTGAGTTTGATTTCTGGTAGTCACTAAAAGTACACGTTGCGTagtaattaatgtaaacacGTACTGtcgatttctgagaccaaaatttctgtataaatgatatcgtcatccctgtcattatcttcgacgatatgtttttttacaggGATTTGGGTCTCAGAAAATTACGGTTAATAAAATCACCGGTTAAAACGACATATCGGTTATACAAACAATACCGTagataaatcttaaattacaGGTACTAGGGGCTGGGCATTTGGTGTTTTTGTCTTAGCAAAGGGATTATTAACGATAATAGTCGAATGCAAGATTCGAACCTACTTTCTCAAGTTTCGCAGTAActgtttttatactttaaagctttttgtaactttaagataatattttcgaAGTAACCGACGCGTGAAATTTAATTGGTAAAATGAGCTTGtaactaaatacaaaattttaaaaagaaatacttaATGAAAAAA
Above is a genomic segment from Papilio machaon chromosome 9, ilPapMach1.1, whole genome shotgun sequence containing:
- the LOC106712850 gene encoding polycomb protein EED, which translates into the protein MNFSDNDADDTSSVESTSNTDNTSRSETPTNSRVKKRRRGKKKVTKQVKPPYKFNCSAKEDHGLPLFGCQFNHHLGEGEPLIFAVVGSNRVSIYECPESGGFKFLQCYADPDVDETFYTCAWSYEEETNLPLLAVAGSRGIIRIFHPATHTCIKHYIGHGHAINEVKFHPRDPNLLLSASKDHALRLWNIMTDVCIAIFGGVEGHRDEVLSADFDLKGERIMSCGMDHSLKLWRLDKPSMNEAIKQSYNFNPHRALRPFNSLKEHFPDFSTRDIHRNYVDCVRWMGDLILSKSCENAIICWKPGRLEEAEPRPGDGAVTVVHRFDYKECEIWFIRFAVDYSQRVIALGNQSGKTMVWELGNVAGGSRVSQLVHPRCVAAVRQVTLSRNGKVLLTCCDDGTVWRWDRVTNN
- the LOC106712881 gene encoding trypsin alpha-3 — encoded protein: MFRALCLLTAVAAVRACKPCTCGVARGARVVGGGAVSPGELPWLAALKRDGKVICGATVVARDHLITATHCIFEVEASRLSVLVGEYDVNNSQQDGIPVAHVTQHPDFNRFTYDNDIAVLRLAEPIPEHLYRSACLPDFEDDNRLEGVEAIVSGWGSTIEKGPPSSIPMKAEVNIWAQEECSGAGYGRRKVTPRMLCANAPERDSCTGDSGGPLLLTRPHYTIVGIVSWGRGCARQGYPGVYARVAKFLPWLKLALRHACMCHPPKY